A genomic region of Leptolyngbya sp. NIES-2104 contains the following coding sequences:
- a CDS encoding MAPEG family protein, producing the protein MSNPVPVSTLFIGLNGLIAFALSCIVVMERTSTRVWHGETRSDISNQPNYLEKPGKWAAFIETYTQKSVSTKDKDDGLLQRKVRAFGNFIEYTPLALLFILTLELADSQRWLLWLLGGTLTLGRIAHAWGLIKTYGPSPGRAIGFFLTWFVYLVGAGACVYYGILEIF; encoded by the coding sequence ATGAGTAATCCTGTTCCAGTTTCAACCCTCTTTATTGGACTCAATGGACTCATTGCTTTCGCGCTGTCTTGCATCGTCGTAATGGAAAGGACAAGCACGAGAGTTTGGCATGGAGAAACGCGATCGGATATTTCAAACCAGCCGAACTACCTTGAAAAACCTGGAAAATGGGCAGCCTTTATCGAAACGTATACGCAAAAAAGCGTCTCAACTAAAGATAAAGATGACGGTTTACTCCAGCGAAAAGTCAGAGCCTTCGGAAACTTCATTGAATATACGCCTCTAGCACTGCTGTTCATCTTGACGCTTGAATTGGCGGACTCGCAACGTTGGCTACTTTGGCTGCTCGGTGGGACGTTGACGCTCGGTCGAATCGCTCATGCTTGGGGTTTGATCAAAACTTATGGACCCTCTCCGGGTCGTGCGATCGGCTTCTTCTTAACGTGGTTTGTGTATCTCGTTGGTGCGGGTGCTTGCGTCTATTACGGAATCCTTGAAATCTTCTAA
- the psaA gene encoding photosystem I core protein PsaA: MTISPPEREAKARVVVDKDPVPTSFEKWGQPGHFDRTLSKGPKTTTWIWNLHANAHDFDSHTSDLEDVSRKIFSAHFGHLAVVFIWLSGMYFHGAKFSNYEAWLANPTGIKPSAQVVWPIFGQEILNADVGGGFHGIQITSGFFQLWRAAGFTNSFQLYVTAIGGLVMAGLMLFAGWFHYHKRAPKLEWFQNVESMLNHHLSGLFGLGSLSWAGHQIHVALPINELLDRGVPADKIPLPHEFILNPQLMADIYPSFAKGLIPFFTLNWGEYADFLTFKGGLNPVTGGLWLTDTAHHHLAIAVLFLIAGHMYRTNWGIGHNIKEILEAHKGPFTGEGHKGLYENLTTSWHAQLAINLAMVGSLSIIVAQHMYAMPPYPYLATDYATQLSIFTHHMWIGGFFIVGGAAHAAIFMVRDYDPVANQNNNLDRVLRHRDAIISHLNWVCIFLGFHSFGLYVHNDTMRALGRPQDMFSDTAIQLQPVFAQWIQNLHTLAPGGTAPNALAPASYAFGGGTIAVGGKVAMMPIALGTADFMVHHIHAFTIHVTVLILLKGVLFARSSRLIPDKANLGFRFPCDGPGRGGTCQVSGWDHVFLGLFWMYNSLSIAIFHFSWKMQSDVWGTVAPDGTVDHVTGGNFAQSAITINGWLRDFLWAQAAQVIGSYGSALSAYGLLFLGAHFVWAFSLMFLFSGRGYWQELIESIVWAHNKLKVAPAIQPRALSIIQGRAVGVAHYLLGGIVTTWAFFLARSISIG, translated from the coding sequence ATGACAATTAGCCCACCGGAGCGCGAGGCGAAGGCACGGGTCGTCGTTGATAAAGATCCCGTTCCTACTTCCTTTGAGAAGTGGGGGCAGCCGGGACACTTCGATCGAACCCTGTCGAAAGGACCCAAAACCACCACCTGGATTTGGAACCTTCACGCCAACGCTCACGATTTCGATAGCCATACAAGCGACTTAGAAGACGTTTCTCGCAAAATTTTTAGCGCACACTTCGGTCACTTAGCCGTTGTGTTCATTTGGTTGAGTGGAATGTACTTCCACGGCGCTAAGTTTTCAAACTACGAAGCGTGGCTCGCCAACCCCACTGGAATTAAACCCAGTGCTCAGGTTGTTTGGCCTATCTTCGGACAAGAAATCCTTAACGCGGATGTCGGCGGCGGCTTCCACGGAATTCAAATCACTTCTGGATTCTTCCAACTGTGGAGAGCGGCTGGCTTCACAAACAGCTTCCAGCTTTATGTCACCGCGATCGGCGGCTTAGTCATGGCTGGCTTGATGCTGTTTGCGGGCTGGTTCCACTACCACAAGCGCGCTCCCAAACTGGAATGGTTCCAGAACGTGGAGTCGATGCTGAATCACCACCTTTCCGGCTTGTTCGGACTCGGTTCGCTGTCGTGGGCTGGACACCAGATCCACGTCGCACTGCCGATTAACGAACTCCTGGATCGCGGTGTCCCTGCGGACAAGATTCCTCTGCCTCACGAGTTCATCCTGAACCCCCAATTGATGGCAGACATCTATCCCAGCTTCGCAAAAGGTCTTATTCCTTTCTTTACCCTCAACTGGGGCGAATATGCTGACTTCCTCACCTTTAAAGGTGGATTAAACCCGGTCACGGGCGGACTCTGGCTGACCGATACCGCGCATCACCACTTGGCGATCGCTGTGTTGTTCCTCATCGCCGGACACATGTACCGCACCAACTGGGGTATCGGTCACAACATCAAGGAAATCCTTGAGGCGCATAAAGGACCGTTCACCGGAGAAGGTCACAAGGGGCTGTACGAAAACCTGACCACTTCTTGGCACGCTCAACTCGCGATCAACTTAGCAATGGTTGGTTCGTTGAGCATCATCGTGGCGCAGCACATGTACGCGATGCCTCCTTATCCCTACTTGGCAACCGACTACGCAACGCAGTTGTCAATCTTCACGCACCACATGTGGATCGGTGGATTCTTCATCGTCGGTGGTGCGGCTCACGCAGCAATCTTTATGGTGCGCGACTACGATCCGGTTGCGAATCAAAACAACAACCTCGATCGCGTTCTGCGTCACCGGGATGCCATCATTTCCCACTTGAACTGGGTTTGTATCTTCTTGGGCTTCCATAGCTTCGGTCTGTACGTGCACAACGACACGATGCGCGCTTTGGGTCGTCCTCAAGATATGTTCTCGGATACCGCAATTCAACTTCAGCCCGTGTTCGCGCAGTGGATTCAAAACCTCCACACGCTGGCTCCGGGTGGAACCGCTCCGAACGCATTGGCTCCGGCTAGTTACGCTTTCGGTGGTGGAACGATCGCAGTCGGTGGCAAAGTTGCCATGATGCCGATCGCCTTGGGTACGGCGGACTTTATGGTTCACCATATTCATGCCTTCACGATTCACGTCACAGTCCTCATCTTGCTTAAAGGTGTGCTGTTTGCACGTAGCTCACGCTTGATTCCTGATAAAGCTAACCTTGGTTTCCGCTTCCCGTGCGATGGTCCGGGTCGTGGCGGTACTTGCCAAGTGTCTGGATGGGATCACGTGTTCCTCGGTCTGTTCTGGATGTACAACTCCTTATCGATCGCGATCTTCCACTTCTCGTGGAAAATGCAGTCGGATGTCTGGGGTACGGTTGCACCGGATGGAACGGTTGATCACGTCACGGGCGGTAACTTCGCTCAAAGTGCGATTACCATTAACGGCTGGTTGCGCGACTTCTTGTGGGCACAAGCGGCACAGGTGATTGGATCTTACGGTTCGGCACTGTCTGCTTACGGACTTCTGTTCCTGGGCGCTCACTTTGTTTGGGCATTCAGCTTGATGTTCCTGTTTAGCGGACGTGGCTACTGGCAAGAACTGATCGAATCGATCGTTTGGGCACACAACAAGCTGAAAGTTGCACCTGCAATTCAGCCGCGTGCATTAAGCATCATTCAAGGACGTGCTGTGGGCGTTGCTCACTACCTATTAGGTGGAATCGTCACAACATGGGCATTCTTCCTAGCTCGATCAATTTCAATCGGATGA
- the psaB gene encoding photosystem I core protein PsaB, with protein sequence MATKFPKFSQDLAQDPTTRRIWYGIATAHDFESHDGMTEEKLYQKLFATHFGHLAIIFLWTSGNLFHVAWQGNFEQWIKDPLNIRPIAHAIWDPQFGKPAVEAFTQGGANYPVNITYSGLYHWWYTIGMRTNGDLYQGSIFLLILSAVLLFAGWLHLQPKFRPSLAWFKNAESRLNHHLAGLFGVSSLAWAGHLIHVAIPESRGQHVGWDNFLTTMPHPAGLGPFFSGNWSAYSENPDTANHIFGTAQGSGSAILTFLGGFHPQTESLWLTDMAHHHLAIAVIFIVAGHMYRTNFGIGHSIRDILNAHKPPAGGLGDGHTGLYDTVNNSLHFQLGLALGALGTVTSLVAQHMYSMPPYAFMAKDFTTQAALYTHHQYIAGFLMVGAFAHGAIFWVRDYDPDQNKNNVLARILGHKEAIISHLSWVSLFLGFHTLGLYVHNDVVVAFGTPEKQILIEPVFAQFVQAAHGKALYGFNTLLSNADSIASNSGAAYLPGWLDGINSGVNSLFLTIGPGDFLVHHAIALGLHTTTLVLVKGALDARGSKLMPDKKDFGYAFPCDGPGRGGTCDISAWDSFYLAMFWMLNTIGWVTFYWHWKHLSIWSGNVAQFNESSTYLMGWLRDYLWQYSAPLINGYNPYGMNNLAVWAWMFLFGHLVWATGFMFLISWRGYWQELIETLVWAHERTPLANLIRFKDKPVALSIVQGRLVGLVHFAAGYVLTYAAFLIAATAGKFG encoded by the coding sequence ATGGCAACTAAGTTCCCAAAATTTAGTCAAGACCTTGCCCAAGATCCCACAACTCGTCGGATTTGGTACGGAATTGCCACCGCTCACGACTTTGAGAGCCACGACGGAATGACGGAAGAGAAGCTTTACCAAAAGCTTTTCGCCACCCACTTCGGTCACTTGGCAATCATCTTCTTGTGGACATCTGGTAATCTGTTCCACGTTGCTTGGCAAGGCAACTTCGAGCAATGGATCAAAGATCCGCTCAACATTCGCCCGATCGCTCACGCGATTTGGGACCCTCAGTTCGGTAAGCCTGCCGTGGAAGCCTTTACCCAAGGCGGCGCGAACTATCCTGTCAACATTACCTACTCTGGTCTGTATCACTGGTGGTACACGATCGGCATGAGAACGAACGGCGACCTGTATCAAGGTTCGATCTTCTTGCTGATTCTGTCGGCAGTCCTCCTGTTCGCAGGTTGGTTGCACCTCCAGCCGAAATTCCGTCCGAGTTTGGCTTGGTTCAAGAACGCTGAATCGCGCCTGAACCACCACTTGGCTGGATTGTTCGGAGTCAGTTCGCTGGCTTGGGCAGGTCACTTGATTCACGTTGCGATTCCCGAATCTCGCGGACAGCATGTGGGCTGGGATAACTTCCTGACCACGATGCCGCACCCGGCAGGGTTGGGACCGTTCTTCTCTGGTAACTGGAGCGCGTATTCCGAAAATCCGGATACCGCAAACCATATCTTCGGAACGGCGCAAGGATCGGGTTCTGCGATCTTGACTTTCCTCGGTGGATTCCATCCGCAAACAGAATCGCTGTGGTTGACCGACATGGCTCATCACCACTTAGCGATCGCGGTAATCTTCATCGTGGCGGGTCATATGTACCGCACCAACTTTGGAATCGGTCACAGCATTCGGGACATTCTGAACGCACACAAGCCGCCTGCGGGTGGTTTGGGTGACGGTCACACCGGATTGTATGACACCGTAAACAACTCGCTGCACTTCCAATTGGGTCTTGCCCTGGGTGCTTTGGGAACGGTGACTTCTCTGGTGGCACAACACATGTACTCGATGCCGCCTTATGCGTTCATGGCGAAGGACTTCACCACTCAAGCAGCACTGTACACTCATCACCAGTACATTGCAGGCTTCCTGATGGTTGGAGCATTTGCACACGGCGCGATCTTCTGGGTTCGTGATTACGACCCAGACCAAAACAAAAACAACGTGCTTGCACGAATCTTGGGACACAAGGAAGCCATCATCTCGCACTTAAGCTGGGTGTCGCTCTTCTTGGGCTTCCATACTCTCGGTCTGTACGTCCACAACGATGTCGTCGTTGCGTTCGGTACTCCTGAGAAACAAATCCTGATCGAGCCTGTGTTCGCACAGTTCGTTCAAGCTGCTCACGGTAAGGCACTGTACGGTTTCAATACCTTACTGTCGAACGCTGACAGCATCGCGTCTAACTCTGGTGCAGCTTATCTGCCCGGTTGGTTGGATGGAATCAATAGCGGCGTGAACTCGCTGTTCTTGACGATCGGACCTGGTGACTTCTTAGTTCACCATGCGATCGCGCTCGGTCTGCACACCACCACCTTGGTCTTGGTCAAGGGCGCGTTGGATGCTCGTGGATCGAAACTGATGCCTGATAAGAAAGACTTCGGATATGCCTTCCCTTGTGATGGTCCGGGTCGTGGTGGTACTTGCGATATCTCCGCATGGGACTCCTTCTATCTGGCGATGTTCTGGATGTTGAATACGATCGGTTGGGTTACGTTCTACTGGCACTGGAAACATCTGTCGATCTGGTCTGGTAACGTGGCTCAGTTTAACGAAAGCTCGACCTATCTGATGGGTTGGCTGCGTGACTACCTCTGGCAGTATTCGGCTCCGCTGATCAACGGCTACAACCCGTATGGCATGAATAACCTGGCGGTTTGGGCTTGGATGTTCCTCTTCGGGCACCTGGTCTGGGCGACTGGATTTATGTTCTTGATCTCGTGGCGTGGCTACTGGCAAGAATTGATCGAAACGCTGGTGTGGGCACATGAGCGCACTCCGTTAGCGAACTTAATTCGCTTTAAGGATAAGCCAGTTGCATTGTCGATCGTTCAAGGTCGGTTAGTCGGTTTGGTTCACTTCGCCGCTGGGTATGTGCTGACGTATGCAGCCTTCCTGATTGCAGCGACCGCTGGTAAGTTCGGTTGA
- a CDS encoding type II toxin-antitoxin system RelE/ParE family toxin: MSYAVNVPKAVGKQLDKLPTDVRERLVEKILLLTDDARPDGVKKLKGSESEYRLRVGNYRIRYEIDDEALSITILSCRHRKESYRNK; encoded by the coding sequence ATGAGCTATGCTGTCAATGTGCCAAAAGCTGTTGGAAAGCAGCTTGATAAATTACCGACTGACGTTCGAGAAAGGCTAGTTGAGAAAATTTTATTGCTGACAGATGATGCTCGCCCTGATGGAGTCAAGAAGCTGAAGGGATCTGAGAGCGAGTATCGGCTCAGGGTTGGGAATTACCGAATACGTTACGAGATTGACGATGAAGCGTTGTCTATCACGATATTGAGTTGCAGACATCGTAAGGAAAGTTATCGCAATAAGTAG
- a CDS encoding endonuclease/exonuclease/phosphatase family protein yields the protein MTQNSFKVGTFNVYNLSLANVPFYNQKYSESVYAKKIRWIGHQLDSMKADVVGFQEVWQQQALQDAIDQSEFLKDANVVLAKEQTTTPSVAIASRFPIISHEAIADFPEAALLKIEGEELALKQFSRPVLCVRVELREGVECTFVVAHLKSKRPDIAEGADPNDPLEQAKGQVRSLIRRSAESVALRSILINLMQGNNHPVIAMGDLNDESLAVTTQLISGEPPFRRLSIERKKAVWDVLLYHVKDIQARQSYGDFYYTHIHNGHYGSLDHILVSQEFVEQNRDRVGRVGYVSVFNDHLIDETLSKDEVEDWQSDHGQVVALIELAKL from the coding sequence ATGACTCAGAATAGTTTCAAGGTTGGAACGTTTAACGTCTACAATCTATCGCTGGCAAACGTTCCTTTCTACAATCAGAAATACAGCGAATCCGTTTATGCTAAGAAGATTCGATGGATTGGGCATCAGCTTGATTCGATGAAAGCTGACGTTGTGGGATTTCAGGAAGTTTGGCAGCAGCAAGCGCTCCAAGATGCGATCGACCAAAGCGAATTTCTTAAAGATGCCAATGTCGTTCTCGCGAAGGAACAAACGACTACACCCTCTGTTGCGATCGCGTCTCGTTTCCCGATAATCAGCCATGAAGCGATCGCTGATTTTCCCGAAGCTGCATTGCTCAAAATTGAAGGGGAAGAGTTAGCGCTAAAACAGTTCTCGCGTCCGGTGCTGTGTGTTCGAGTTGAACTTCGAGAAGGTGTGGAATGCACATTTGTTGTGGCGCATCTGAAATCGAAGCGACCAGACATAGCAGAAGGGGCTGATCCGAATGATCCATTAGAGCAAGCAAAGGGACAAGTTCGATCGCTGATTCGTCGATCGGCAGAATCCGTTGCACTGCGATCAATTTTGATCAATCTGATGCAAGGGAACAATCATCCAGTGATTGCAATGGGCGATTTGAATGATGAAAGCTTAGCTGTGACGACACAATTGATTTCGGGTGAGCCGCCGTTTAGAAGATTGTCGATCGAGCGCAAAAAAGCGGTGTGGGATGTGTTGCTCTATCACGTCAAAGATATTCAGGCACGTCAAAGCTATGGCGATTTCTACTACACCCACATCCACAACGGACATTATGGGAGCCTCGATCACATTTTGGTGAGCCAAGAATTTGTTGAGCAGAACCGCGATCGCGTGGGTCGAGTGGGATATGTTTCAGTGTTCAATGATCATCTAATTGATGAAACGCTGAGCAAAGATGAGGTCGAAGATTGGCAATCGGATCATGGTCAGGTGGTGGCATTGATCGAACTTGCAAAGCTGTAG